In a genomic window of Mycolicibacillus parakoreensis:
- a CDS encoding acyl-CoA carboxylase subunit beta, which yields MTNAQGWQQTLDDLDRRRRHTQAMGGTERVARHHGTGKMDARARIGHLLDTGTFRELGTMVGGEIAADGIVVGSGLIDGAPVMVGAEDFTTLAGSIGPGGNAKRYRIAELALRNKIPLVMLLEGAGFRPSGEHYGRTPTDLLAQAQCSGRVPTVAAVLGPSAGHGALVAPVCDFRIMSPHGAIFTAGPPVVKESTGEDISKADLGGPEVALPSGVVHNLADDDAAVLDDIRRYLSYFPPSAWSYPEPLTFDGAAGARATPELLDIVSRDNRRVYDMRAVLDVIFDRPDWFEVQPRFGTAIICALAHLGGHPVAVVANQPQVMAGSIDADAADKAAHFITVADSFHLPIVFLTDNPGMLPGSRSERSGVLRAGARMFAAQTTATTLKLHLTLRKAYGFGSMVMSLLGFDAQVATFAYPGATMGAMSAAAMSSATHAAEDLSAKLRETELQASYHSAQQLGFDELIDPRETRDCLLVALQRGLRSRQAAAEPALRTAILP from the coding sequence ATGACGAACGCCCAGGGCTGGCAGCAGACGCTCGATGACCTGGACCGCCGGCGCCGACACACCCAGGCCATGGGCGGCACCGAGCGGGTGGCCCGACACCACGGGACCGGCAAGATGGATGCCCGCGCCCGGATCGGGCATCTGCTCGACACCGGAACCTTCCGCGAGTTGGGCACGATGGTCGGCGGCGAGATCGCCGCCGACGGCATCGTGGTCGGCTCCGGGCTCATCGACGGCGCCCCGGTGATGGTGGGCGCGGAGGATTTCACCACGCTGGCGGGCAGCATCGGCCCGGGCGGAAACGCCAAACGCTACCGCATCGCCGAATTGGCGCTGCGCAACAAGATTCCGTTGGTGATGCTGCTCGAGGGCGCCGGATTTCGCCCCTCCGGCGAGCACTACGGGCGCACCCCCACCGACCTGCTGGCCCAGGCGCAGTGCTCCGGCCGGGTCCCGACCGTGGCCGCGGTCCTCGGCCCGTCCGCCGGCCACGGCGCGCTGGTCGCGCCGGTCTGCGACTTCCGGATCATGAGCCCGCACGGCGCGATCTTCACCGCGGGCCCGCCGGTGGTCAAGGAGTCCACCGGCGAGGACATCTCCAAAGCGGACCTCGGCGGTCCGGAGGTGGCCCTGCCCAGCGGCGTCGTCCACAACCTCGCCGACGACGACGCGGCGGTGCTCGATGACATCCGGCGCTACCTGTCCTACTTTCCCCCCAGCGCCTGGTCCTACCCGGAGCCGCTGACCTTTGATGGGGCCGCCGGCGCGCGCGCCACCCCCGAACTGCTCGACATCGTCTCCCGCGACAACCGCCGCGTCTACGACATGCGCGCGGTGCTCGACGTGATCTTCGACCGGCCGGACTGGTTCGAGGTCCAGCCGCGGTTCGGAACCGCCATCATCTGCGCGCTCGCCCATCTGGGCGGCCACCCGGTCGCCGTGGTGGCCAACCAGCCCCAGGTGATGGCCGGCTCGATCGACGCCGACGCCGCCGACAAGGCCGCACATTTCATCACCGTCGCCGACTCCTTTCACCTCCCGATCGTGTTTTTGACCGACAACCCGGGAATGCTGCCCGGCAGCCGGTCCGAGCGCAGCGGCGTGCTGCGGGCCGGGGCCCGGATGTTCGCCGCACAGACCACCGCCACCACGCTCAAGCTCCACCTGACGCTGCGAAAGGCTTACGGTTTCGGGTCGATGGTGATGTCGCTGCTCGGATTCGACGCCCAAGTGGCCACCTTCGCCTACCCCGGTGCGACGATGGGCGCGATGAGTGCGGCCGCGATGTCCTCGGCCACCCACGCCGCAGAGGACCTCTCCGCCAAGCTGCGCGAGACCGAACTGCAGGCCTCCTACCACTCCGCTCAACAACTCGGATTCGACGAGCTCATCGACCCCCGCGAAACCCGGGACTGTCTGCTGGTCGCCCTGCAGCGCGGGTTGCGCAGCCGGCAGGCCGCCGCCGAACCGGCCCTGCGCACCGCGATCCTTCCCTGA
- a CDS encoding alpha/beta hydrolase — protein sequence MLDPELRALNLARIDLAEPMLAAARSALAERRRAAAQRTDTTGVSVDAGNADGVAVRIYRGAPAPAPAVVYCHAGAFVLGDLDTDHRACVELARRGRCAVISVDYRLAPEHRCPAALDDALTVLRWVAARAGELGVDPGRLAVAGSSAGAALAAGLAQLAAEDAAPRVLFQLLHQPVLDERATPSKTRFAAAPAFDGAAADLMWRHYLGAADPSAPAVPARRRRLDDLVAAFISCAQLDPLRDEAVDYAVRLLDAGVATELHLFPGTCHGFDALVPDSERSQQLFALQGAALRRAFAVH from the coding sequence ATGCTTGACCCGGAACTGCGTGCGCTGAACCTGGCCCGCATCGATCTCGCCGAGCCGATGCTCGCCGCGGCACGATCGGCCCTGGCCGAGCGGCGCCGGGCCGCGGCGCAGCGCACCGACACGACCGGGGTGAGCGTCGATGCCGGCAACGCCGACGGGGTGGCGGTCCGGATCTACCGGGGCGCGCCCGCACCGGCCCCGGCGGTCGTCTACTGCCACGCCGGTGCATTCGTGCTGGGCGACCTCGACACCGACCACCGGGCCTGTGTGGAATTGGCCCGCCGCGGGCGCTGCGCGGTCATATCGGTCGACTACCGCCTCGCCCCCGAACACCGGTGTCCGGCGGCGCTGGACGACGCGTTGACCGTTCTGCGCTGGGTGGCGGCACGGGCGGGCGAGCTGGGGGTCGACCCGGGCCGGCTGGCGGTGGCCGGCAGCAGCGCGGGCGCGGCGTTGGCCGCCGGCCTGGCACAACTGGCCGCCGAGGACGCCGCGCCCCGTGTCCTGTTTCAACTGCTGCACCAGCCGGTGCTCGACGAGCGGGCGACGCCGTCGAAGACCCGGTTCGCCGCGGCCCCCGCGTTCGACGGGGCGGCCGCCGACCTGATGTGGCGGCACTACCTGGGCGCGGCGGACCCCTCGGCGCCGGCGGTTCCGGCCCGGCGCCGGCGGCTCGACGACCTGGTGGCGGCGTTCATCAGCTGCGCGCAACTGGACCCGTTGCGCGACGAGGCGGTCGATTACGCGGTGCGCCTGCTCGACGCCGGTGTCGCCACCGAACTGCACCTGTTCCCGGGCACCTGCCACGGATTCGACGCGCTGGTGCCCGACTCGGAGCGCTCCCAACAGCTGTTCGCGCTGCAGGGTGCTGCGCTGCGGCGGGCCTTCGCCGTGCACTGA
- a CDS encoding flavin-containing monooxygenase, with product MSSGDTRAPVRSVGIIGAGPGGLALGILLAKNGFDDFTIFDREDGVGGTWRINTYPGLACDVKSHLYSYSFSLNPRWSRLWARQPEILEYFERCAEQYGLSPHLRLRTEIRSAHWDGERRQWALTTTTGTVHRFDVVVSAVGLFTQPKLPDLAEEEPFTGTLMHTARWDHSVALEDARIAVLGTGSTATQLVPELAKVAKRVYSVQRSATWILPKPDRRYTARERWAFTRLPLLKRLYRTRLWLRSEANIAVIENGSDKTRELTAVARQLLDSTVADRELRRTLTPDHPLGCKRLVFSSDYLPALTRPNVEVVSSPAKSLRSRSLVTADGTERAVDIVVCATGYAASDYLGQLDVVGEHGVALHDVWRDGAHAYLGMAVPGFPNFFMLYGPNTNVGSNSVLFVLEAQARYIVRALRHLRRTRRSYLAVRPAAMADFLAKIDRWMHRTVWTTRCSNYFRAANGRVVTQWPRSATAFWTMTRRFRRSDYLFDPPAGPDA from the coding sequence GTGAGCAGCGGCGACACACGCGCACCGGTCCGGTCGGTGGGAATCATCGGTGCCGGACCCGGCGGCCTCGCACTCGGAATCCTGCTGGCGAAAAACGGCTTCGACGATTTCACCATCTTCGACCGCGAGGACGGCGTCGGCGGAACCTGGCGAATCAACACCTATCCCGGTCTGGCCTGCGATGTGAAGTCCCATTTGTATTCGTACTCGTTCAGCCTCAATCCACGGTGGTCACGACTGTGGGCTCGACAGCCGGAGATCCTGGAGTATTTCGAACGCTGCGCCGAGCAGTACGGGCTGTCCCCGCACCTGAGGTTGCGTACCGAGATCCGATCCGCCCACTGGGACGGCGAGCGACGGCAGTGGGCCCTGACGACCACCACCGGCACGGTGCACCGCTTCGACGTCGTGGTCTCGGCCGTCGGACTGTTCACCCAGCCGAAGCTGCCCGATCTGGCCGAAGAGGAACCGTTCACCGGCACCCTCATGCACACGGCGCGGTGGGATCACTCCGTGGCGCTCGAGGACGCACGGATCGCGGTTCTGGGAACCGGTTCCACCGCAACGCAACTGGTACCCGAGTTGGCCAAGGTGGCCAAACGGGTCTACTCGGTGCAGCGGTCGGCCACCTGGATCCTGCCCAAACCGGACCGGCGATACACGGCGCGAGAACGGTGGGCGTTCACTCGCCTGCCCCTGCTCAAAAGGCTCTACCGGACCCGGCTGTGGCTGCGCAGCGAGGCCAACATCGCGGTGATCGAGAACGGCAGCGACAAAACCCGGGAACTCACCGCCGTTGCCCGGCAACTGTTGGACAGCACGGTCGCAGACCGGGAGCTACGCCGCACGCTCACCCCCGATCACCCGCTCGGCTGCAAGCGACTGGTCTTCTCCTCGGACTACCTGCCCGCTCTGACCCGGCCGAATGTGGAGGTTGTGTCGAGTCCCGCGAAATCCCTGCGGTCACGCTCCCTGGTCACCGCCGACGGCACCGAGCGCGCCGTGGACATCGTCGTGTGCGCCACCGGCTATGCGGCCTCGGATTACCTCGGGCAACTCGACGTGGTCGGGGAGCACGGGGTCGCCCTGCACGACGTGTGGCGCGACGGGGCGCACGCCTACCTGGGGATGGCGGTCCCGGGGTTCCCGAACTTCTTCATGCTCTACGGGCCCAATACCAACGTCGGGTCCAACAGCGTGCTGTTCGTGCTCGAGGCGCAGGCACGATACATCGTGCGGGCGTTGCGCCATCTACGTCGCACACGTCGCTCCTACCTGGCGGTGCGGCCGGCCGCGATGGCCGATTTCCTCGCCAAGATCGACCGGTGGATGCACCGCACGGTATGGACCACGCGATGCAGCAACTATTTTCGTGCCGCCAACGGGCGTGTGGTGACCCAGTGGCCGCGCAGTGCGACCGCCTTCTGGACGATGACCCGGCGGTTCCGCCGCTCCGATTACCTGTTCGACCCGCCGGCGGGCCCCGATGCTTGA
- a CDS encoding SDR family NAD(P)-dependent oxidoreductase: MPPERVALVTGAAGGQGRSIVRRLHADGFAVAACDINRAGLDATVADATDDAVIAVPLDVTSQSQWQSAVAATVSRFGTLTTLINNAGVLHRAAIAEESAAAFENAWRINCLGPFLGIQAVLSPLRGAEGAAIVNTCSTAALRAFGQHSAYGSSKWALRGLTQAVAAELAADEIRVNAVFPGPIATPMLDTATQQRLAATSPGRLGQPVEVADAVAFLVSQAASFITGAELVVDGGQCLRM, from the coding sequence ATGCCACCGGAACGTGTCGCACTGGTGACCGGCGCCGCCGGAGGCCAAGGCCGATCGATCGTGAGGCGGCTTCACGCCGACGGGTTCGCCGTGGCGGCCTGCGACATCAACCGCGCCGGCCTCGACGCTACCGTCGCCGACGCGACCGACGACGCGGTGATCGCCGTCCCGCTGGATGTCACCTCGCAGTCGCAGTGGCAGTCCGCCGTCGCGGCGACGGTCTCCCGGTTCGGCACGCTCACGACACTGATCAACAACGCCGGGGTCCTGCACCGGGCAGCGATCGCCGAGGAGTCGGCGGCCGCCTTCGAGAACGCCTGGCGGATCAACTGCCTGGGGCCGTTCCTCGGTATCCAGGCGGTCTTATCGCCGCTGCGTGGAGCCGAGGGCGCCGCGATCGTCAACACCTGCAGTACCGCGGCCCTGCGGGCGTTCGGGCAGCACAGCGCCTACGGGTCCTCGAAGTGGGCCCTGCGCGGCCTGACCCAGGCCGTCGCCGCCGAACTCGCCGCCGACGAGATCCGGGTCAATGCCGTGTTTCCGGGGCCGATCGCCACGCCCATGCTCGACACCGCAACCCAGCAGCGGCTGGCGGCGACATCGCCGGGGCGGCTGGGCCAACCGGTGGAGGTCGCCGACGCGGTGGCCTTCCTCGTCTCGCAGGCGGCGTCGTTTATCACCGGGGCAGAACTCGTCGTCGACGGTGGCCAGTGTCTGCGGATGTGA
- a CDS encoding HpcH/HpaI aldolase family protein, translating to MSSALRDGLRNRSPLWGGWITAPTVVGPDGFCSAGYDYVGFDAQHSYLDDADIAALIRGVAHLPIATAVRLPSADPAPIGRVLDAGADAVIVAMIETAEQAAAVVAATRFAPQGRRSFGPLRADLGRDITTLQDRADVFVMIETAAALADIDRICGVPGLTGIYVGPADLAISMGVEVGEATTHPDPRAAMVGIQRSAAAAGLITGIHAGSGAAGRDVAGLGYQMITLAAESHALRRGAAAHLHEARGAS from the coding sequence ATGAGCTCCGCACTGCGCGACGGATTGCGCAACCGCAGCCCGCTGTGGGGCGGTTGGATCACCGCGCCGACCGTGGTGGGCCCCGACGGATTCTGCAGCGCCGGGTATGACTACGTCGGATTCGACGCCCAGCACAGCTATCTCGATGATGCCGACATCGCCGCCCTGATCCGGGGAGTCGCGCACCTGCCGATCGCGACCGCGGTGCGCCTGCCGTCGGCCGACCCGGCCCCGATCGGTCGTGTCCTCGACGCCGGCGCCGACGCGGTGATCGTCGCGATGATCGAGACCGCCGAGCAGGCGGCCGCGGTGGTGGCCGCGACCCGGTTCGCGCCGCAGGGCCGACGCAGCTTCGGTCCGCTGCGCGCCGACCTGGGCCGCGACATCACCACACTGCAAGACCGTGCCGACGTGTTCGTCATGATCGAGACCGCGGCGGCGCTGGCCGACATCGACCGGATCTGCGGTGTTCCGGGGCTGACCGGGATCTACGTCGGGCCCGCCGACCTGGCGATATCGATGGGCGTCGAGGTCGGCGAGGCCACCACCCATCCCGACCCGCGTGCGGCGATGGTCGGAATCCAAAGGTCGGCGGCGGCAGCCGGGCTGATCACCGGGATCCACGCCGGATCCGGGGCGGCCGGCCGGGATGTGGCCGGGCTCGGCTATCAGATGATCACGCTCGCCGCGGAATCCCACGCGCTGCGACGCGGGGCTGCCGCGCACCTTCATGAGGCGAGAGGAGCGTCCTGA
- a CDS encoding zinc-binding dehydrogenase: protein MWAHRLIAPYTFEQIDIADHTEDQIAAGQVLLRFVAAGVCGSDLPAFRGAQGRLPGDSGVGAAEKDGFPAHEIVGEVIASRDPRHRRGDRVVGWASGFDGLMEQVISDGDGLAGYDPALAPAAAVGLQPLACVLYALEQLPDLTGRHVAVIGQGSIGLLFSAAAKAAGAGRVTGVDPIDRSAVAKRFGVDTAVRSTSDRWLRHLDTADRPEVVIETVGHQVATLGDAIEAVAPGGTVFYFGVPDDDTYPISMRTMLRNNLTLKAGVTLDRRRMLHRAGTFAAEHPELLDTYVTHVFGRHEVQAAFELASRPVPDRVKIAIVA from the coding sequence ATGTGGGCCCACCGGCTGATCGCACCGTACACGTTCGAGCAGATCGACATCGCCGACCACACCGAGGATCAGATCGCTGCCGGGCAGGTGCTGCTGCGATTCGTGGCCGCCGGAGTGTGCGGCAGCGACCTGCCGGCGTTCCGGGGCGCCCAGGGGCGTCTGCCCGGCGACAGCGGTGTCGGGGCGGCGGAGAAAGACGGGTTTCCCGCCCACGAGATCGTCGGCGAGGTGATCGCCAGCCGCGACCCACGACATCGCCGCGGTGATCGCGTCGTCGGCTGGGCCTCCGGATTCGACGGTCTGATGGAGCAGGTGATCAGCGACGGCGACGGGTTGGCGGGCTACGACCCGGCCCTGGCGCCTGCGGCGGCGGTCGGACTGCAGCCGCTGGCCTGTGTGCTCTACGCCCTCGAGCAGCTGCCCGACCTGACCGGGCGTCACGTGGCGGTCATCGGCCAGGGCTCGATCGGCCTGCTGTTCAGCGCGGCGGCGAAAGCGGCCGGTGCCGGCCGAGTCACCGGCGTCGACCCGATCGACCGCAGCGCCGTCGCGAAGCGTTTCGGTGTGGACACCGCGGTGCGCTCCACCAGCGACCGCTGGCTGCGGCACCTCGATACCGCCGATCGACCGGAGGTCGTGATCGAGACCGTCGGGCACCAGGTGGCCACCCTGGGAGACGCGATCGAGGCGGTCGCGCCCGGTGGCACGGTGTTCTACTTCGGGGTCCCCGACGATGACACCTATCCGATCAGCATGAGGACCATGCTGCGCAACAACCTGACGCTGAAAGCGGGTGTGACGCTGGATCGGCGGCGAATGCTCCACCGTGCCGGGACATTCGCGGCCGAACACCCCGAGTTGCTCGACACCTACGTCACCCACGTCTTCGGCCGCCACGAGGTGCAGGCCGCCTTCGAATTGGCGTCACGACCGGTACCCGACCGCGTCAAGATCGCGATCGTCGCATGA
- a CDS encoding cytochrome P450, translating to MADPLAYYRVLREHFPVYYVPKWDLYALSRFDDIWDVLAVSDGTFVASEGTLPAANVLAQHNSGPVPDPPLHPMPFHAVFDRPVYDDIRRLQSPAFRPRSATGWEQRIRVLANEQLDRLIPRGEFDLTQDYGGIVVAQVVCELLGIPGELADEVLEVVNAGSLAVPDSGVDTAAARPDYLEYLLPAVQRRRADASGAELPIVDGMLRYRRPDGTVLDDVEAAIQLLCIFIGGTETVPKIVAHGLWELARRPDQLAAVRTDPETTAPAAAEEMIRFCAPAQWFARTARKPFTIHDTTIEPGQRIIALLASANRDERQYPEPDEFHWNRKIKRSLAFGRGQHFCIGYHLARLEVAVLVREWLRRVPDYRIDEQGATRLPSSFQWGWNTIPVAV from the coding sequence ATGGCCGACCCGCTGGCCTACTACCGGGTGCTGCGCGAGCACTTCCCGGTGTACTACGTGCCGAAGTGGGATCTCTACGCGCTGTCGCGATTCGATGACATCTGGGACGTGCTGGCGGTCAGCGACGGGACGTTCGTGGCCTCGGAGGGAACCCTTCCCGCGGCGAACGTGCTGGCACAGCACAACAGTGGGCCGGTCCCCGACCCACCCCTGCATCCGATGCCGTTCCACGCGGTCTTCGACCGGCCGGTCTACGACGACATCCGGCGGCTGCAGTCACCGGCGTTTCGGCCACGGTCGGCCACCGGGTGGGAACAGCGTATTCGCGTGCTGGCCAACGAACAGCTCGACCGGCTGATCCCGCGGGGCGAATTCGACCTCACCCAGGACTACGGCGGGATCGTGGTGGCCCAGGTGGTCTGTGAGCTGCTCGGCATCCCCGGCGAACTCGCCGACGAGGTGCTCGAGGTGGTCAACGCCGGGAGCTTGGCCGTCCCCGACAGCGGGGTCGACACGGCGGCGGCCCGACCCGACTACCTGGAGTACCTGCTGCCCGCGGTGCAACGCCGGCGCGCCGACGCGTCCGGCGCTGAGCTGCCGATCGTCGACGGGATGCTGCGCTATCGACGCCCCGACGGCACCGTACTCGACGACGTCGAGGCGGCGATCCAACTACTGTGCATCTTCATCGGCGGTACCGAGACCGTCCCCAAGATCGTCGCCCACGGCCTCTGGGAGTTGGCTCGGCGACCGGATCAGCTGGCCGCGGTGCGCACCGATCCGGAGACCACCGCGCCGGCGGCGGCCGAGGAGATGATCCGGTTCTGTGCCCCGGCGCAATGGTTCGCCCGCACCGCGCGTAAACCGTTCACCATCCACGACACCACCATCGAACCCGGGCAGCGCATCATCGCCCTGCTGGCCTCGGCAAATCGGGACGAGCGCCAGTACCCCGAGCCCGACGAATTCCACTGGAACCGAAAGATCAAGCGCTCCCTGGCGTTCGGTCGCGGCCAACACTTCTGCATCGGCTACCACCTGGCCCGACTGGAAGTCGCCGTTTTGGTGCGTGAATGGCTGCGGCGCGTACCCGACTACCGGATCGACGAGCAGGGGGCGACTCGCCTGCCATCGAGCTTCCAGTGGGGTTGGAACACGATCCCGGTGGCGGTCTGA
- a CDS encoding NIPSNAP family protein — protein MRRYHRHTLLYLHETIDLGSGDSAGFAENFTATYQPMMSELGARLFALWETTAYNGHWPQITIIWEIDDFGDYARIGRAQSSGGSHDVPAATWRAFLAGIGASGEGRIMYPGPTNKTLAQLRAVDFDATVVIQEIMETKPGRQDDYIRELERLYVPWSERTGKHWLGSFTTTFRYNEVIHYWALEGGWDCFAEHYPSWKDDPPAEIVTWMSVAPALRDGWEDSILQALPPSPLQPGSGSR, from the coding sequence ATGCGGCGCTACCACCGCCACACCCTGCTGTATTTGCACGAGACGATCGACCTCGGCAGCGGGGACAGCGCCGGGTTCGCCGAGAACTTCACCGCCACCTACCAGCCGATGATGAGCGAACTGGGTGCTCGTCTGTTCGCCCTGTGGGAGACCACCGCCTACAACGGGCACTGGCCGCAGATCACGATCATCTGGGAGATCGATGATTTCGGTGACTATGCGCGCATCGGTCGCGCGCAGTCGAGCGGCGGCAGCCACGACGTGCCCGCGGCGACCTGGCGGGCCTTTCTGGCCGGTATCGGCGCCTCGGGGGAGGGGCGGATCATGTATCCGGGCCCGACCAACAAGACCCTGGCCCAACTGCGCGCCGTCGATTTCGATGCGACAGTGGTGATCCAGGAGATCATGGAGACCAAACCGGGGCGTCAGGATGACTACATCCGCGAGTTGGAGCGCTTGTATGTGCCGTGGTCGGAGCGGACCGGCAAACACTGGCTCGGTTCGTTCACCACCACCTTCCGCTACAACGAGGTCATCCACTACTGGGCACTGGAGGGCGGCTGGGACTGCTTCGCCGAGCACTACCCGTCCTGGAAGGACGACCCGCCGGCGGAGATCGTGACCTGGATGAGCGTCGCGCCGGCACTGCGCGACGGCTGGGAGGACTCGATCCTTCAAGCGCTGCCGCCGTCGCCCCTGCAACCGGGGTCGGGATCACGGTGA
- a CDS encoding DUF427 domain-containing protein, giving the protein MTLFAGHGPFSRTPAGWFTPRPPRVVSYIEPHPRRVQALHRGRVVIDTEQALLVHRPDRPPGYALPADAVGALPCEPVPDAEGFVHVAWDAVDSWVEEGRELVTYPPNPYHRVDCRPTRRRLRVAVAGVTLVDTDDTVIVFETALAPRLYVDPAQVRTELLRPTATSTYCNYKGTATYWAATVGDATVQDVAWSYPDPPPESSPITGYLSFDPARADVVAELPAPTAPRGPGP; this is encoded by the coding sequence GTGACCCTGTTCGCCGGACACGGACCGTTCAGCCGCACCCCCGCGGGATGGTTCACCCCGCGGCCGCCGCGCGTCGTCAGCTATATCGAGCCGCACCCGCGCCGGGTGCAGGCGCTGCACCGCGGCCGAGTCGTGATCGACACCGAGCAGGCACTGCTGGTCCACCGGCCCGACCGCCCACCGGGCTACGCCCTGCCGGCCGACGCGGTCGGCGCCCTGCCCTGCGAACCGGTTCCGGACGCCGAGGGGTTCGTCCACGTCGCCTGGGATGCGGTCGACTCCTGGGTCGAGGAGGGCCGCGAACTGGTGACCTATCCGCCCAACCCCTACCACCGGGTGGACTGTCGCCCCACCCGGCGGCGGCTGCGCGTCGCCGTCGCCGGGGTGACGCTGGTCGACACCGACGACACGGTGATCGTGTTCGAGACCGCGCTGGCGCCGCGTTTGTACGTCGACCCGGCGCAGGTCCGCACCGAGCTGCTGCGACCGACCGCGACGTCGACCTACTGCAATTACAAGGGCACCGCGACCTACTGGGCGGCCACCGTCGGAGACGCGACGGTCCAGGACGTGGCGTGGAGTTATCCGGATCCGCCGCCGGAGTCCTCGCCCATCACCGGCTACCTCAGCTTCGATCCGGCCCGCGCCGACGTCGTCGCCGAACTGCCGGCACCGACCGCGCCCCGCGGCCCCGGACCTTAA
- a CDS encoding acyl-CoA thioesterase, with the protein MAETTADGIETPASTDWSVNGLLDLFAVTADGPDRFTAATGLAGADERQVVEGTQLLAQAIVGVAQRFGGKSIRSVHAVFTRAALVGPPAEFSVDVVHEGRSMATAVVSVEQDGRRCATMTVLADVPSQDVITHHLPRPDVAAPAAANPCHMPMIGREVRLVDVLDVNSPDEVGPPELYAWLHYDPTPTRDDLAKALIAYFTGHLGISTTMRAHAGIGTSQAHLTVSTAPMTVTVSFHEPVRWDGWILYSHESTQVGAGMSYVRGTVHTESGALLASFAQDGLIRPLRTSDTRIGEQARL; encoded by the coding sequence ATGGCCGAGACCACTGCCGACGGCATCGAGACCCCCGCATCCACCGACTGGTCGGTCAACGGCCTGCTCGACCTGTTCGCCGTCACCGCCGACGGTCCGGACCGTTTCACCGCGGCGACCGGGCTCGCCGGTGCCGACGAGCGCCAGGTCGTGGAGGGCACCCAGCTGCTCGCCCAGGCCATCGTCGGGGTCGCCCAACGGTTTGGCGGCAAGTCGATCCGTTCGGTGCATGCGGTGTTCACCCGTGCCGCGCTCGTCGGCCCGCCGGCCGAGTTCAGCGTGGACGTGGTGCACGAAGGCCGCTCGATGGCCACCGCCGTCGTCAGCGTCGAACAGGACGGGCGACGCTGCGCGACGATGACCGTGCTCGCCGACGTCCCGTCGCAGGACGTCATCACCCACCATCTGCCGCGGCCGGACGTCGCCGCGCCCGCGGCCGCCAATCCCTGCCACATGCCGATGATCGGGCGGGAGGTGCGGCTGGTCGACGTCCTCGACGTCAACAGCCCCGACGAGGTCGGGCCGCCGGAACTGTACGCCTGGCTGCACTACGATCCGACCCCGACCCGCGATGACCTCGCCAAGGCGCTGATCGCCTATTTCACCGGGCACCTCGGTATCTCGACGACCATGCGCGCCCACGCCGGGATCGGCACCAGCCAAGCGCACCTGACCGTCTCGACCGCGCCGATGACCGTCACGGTCAGCTTCCACGAGCCGGTCCGGTGGGACGGCTGGATTCTCTACAGCCACGAGAGCACCCAGGTGGGTGCCGGGATGTCCTACGTCCGCGGCACCGTGCACACCGAGTCGGGCGCGCTGCTGGCGTCTTTTGCCCAGGACGGCCTCATCCGTCCGTTGCGCACCAGCGACACCCGGATCGGGGAGCAGGCCCGGCTTTAA
- a CDS encoding SMP-30/gluconolactonase/LRE family protein, producing MPPTPLAGGFCFGEGPRWFEGLLWFSDMLGEALHTVNLHGSMTTVPLPGRTPTGLGFRPDGSLLIASAADRQVLHYDGETVTTLVDLGARVTADLGDMVVDAVGRCYLGSQAFSGGVILRIDPDDTVHTVATDLDFPNGMVLTPDGDTLIVAESIGRRLTAFTVDDDGGLGQRRVFADGLHGPPDGITLDAEGGVWTALTLAGEFARITHGGTVTDRVDVGDRAAVACALGGPKRRTLFLLSSPDAYPKRVLGTRQSRLDAVTVAIPGTGSP from the coding sequence CTGCCGCCGACCCCGCTCGCCGGTGGCTTCTGCTTCGGCGAGGGCCCGCGCTGGTTCGAGGGCCTGCTGTGGTTCTCCGACATGCTCGGCGAGGCGCTCCACACCGTCAACCTCCACGGCTCGATGACCACGGTGCCGCTGCCCGGCCGCACCCCGACGGGGCTGGGGTTCCGGCCCGACGGGTCGTTGCTGATCGCCTCCGCGGCGGACCGACAGGTGTTGCACTACGACGGCGAGACCGTCACCACCCTGGTCGATCTGGGCGCGCGGGTCACCGCGGACCTCGGCGACATGGTCGTCGACGCGGTGGGCCGCTGCTATCTGGGATCGCAGGCGTTCTCCGGTGGTGTCATCCTGCGGATCGACCCGGACGACACCGTCCACACCGTCGCCACCGACCTCGATTTCCCCAACGGCATGGTGCTCACCCCCGACGGCGACACGTTGATCGTCGCCGAGTCGATCGGGCGCCGGCTCACCGCGTTCACCGTCGACGACGACGGCGGTCTCGGGCAGCGCCGCGTCTTCGCCGACGGCCTGCACGGCCCGCCCGACGGCATCACGCTGGACGCCGAGGGCGGGGTGTGGACGGCGCTGACCCTGGCCGGCGAGTTCGCCCGCATCACCCACGGCGGCACCGTGACCGACCGGGTCGACGTCGGCGATCGGGCAGCGGTCGCCTGCGCGCTCGGCGGGCCGAAGCGGCGCACGCTGTTTCTGCTCTCCAGCCCCGACGCCTACCCCAAACGGGTGCTCGGGACCCGTCAATCCCGCCTGGACGCGGTGACCGTGGCGATCCCCGGCACCGGGTCGCCGTGA